A genome region from Acidobacteriota bacterium includes the following:
- a CDS encoding tyrosine-type recombinase/integrase: MKHYKPGTLRRRPDGRYWFDVRINGKRYIRLLGIDKTVAQRVLDKLRHEKGEEAVAEKNGVFLPASPDPASFNAVADEFFAKCCVGAVSERSYATSLAHLRAHLGKIVFAELKPSDIMDYKQRRQAETYEKDSKELEIEGPRGYALSSINRELACLKKLFTWREESDLPIPFLNKKIKMFPRKKAEQRRYRILSPAEEQRLVAVTPAHLLDIIQCALWSGMRLGEILNLRRAAFDLRAKRPEIVLRGDETKSGEARRIPIVPSLAEVLKRQPEINQYVFNNPETGEPWASIKRSWATAKRKAKIRDLHFHDLRHTFATRFLGKPVFGDLVTLKHILGHSDINITALYVTPYPLDIQARMAGLVLGTRTKLERKASPQKTAVPVSSSNPALYA; this comes from the coding sequence ATGAAGCACTATAAGCCTGGAACCCTTCGGCGTCGCCCGGACGGCCGCTATTGGTTCGACGTCCGCATCAATGGCAAGAGGTATATCCGTCTGCTCGGCATAGACAAGACGGTTGCGCAACGGGTCCTGGACAAGCTCCGGCATGAGAAAGGGGAGGAGGCCGTCGCAGAAAAGAACGGCGTCTTCCTGCCGGCGAGTCCCGACCCTGCCTCGTTCAACGCGGTAGCCGACGAATTCTTCGCCAAATGCTGTGTCGGCGCAGTTTCAGAGAGAAGCTATGCAACCTCCCTCGCGCATCTCAGGGCTCATCTCGGCAAGATCGTCTTCGCCGAACTCAAGCCCTCGGATATCATGGACTACAAGCAGAGGCGGCAGGCCGAAACCTATGAGAAAGATTCCAAGGAGCTCGAGATTGAGGGGCCCCGGGGCTATGCCCTTTCTAGCATCAATCGCGAACTAGCCTGTCTCAAAAAGCTTTTCACTTGGCGGGAAGAGTCGGACCTTCCGATCCCGTTCCTAAACAAGAAGATCAAGATGTTCCCGAGGAAGAAGGCCGAACAGAGGCGCTATCGAATCCTGTCTCCGGCGGAAGAGCAGCGCCTTGTGGCCGTTACCCCGGCCCATCTGCTCGACATTATCCAATGCGCCCTGTGGTCCGGCATGAGGCTCGGCGAAATCCTGAACTTGCGCCGGGCAGCCTTCGACCTTAGGGCCAAGCGTCCGGAAATCGTCCTTCGGGGCGATGAAACCAAGAGCGGGGAAGCGCGCAGAATTCCGATTGTTCCCAGTCTGGCCGAGGTCTTGAAGCGGCAGCCCGAAATTAACCAGTATGTCTTTAACAACCCCGAGACCGGCGAACCCTGGGCCTCCATCAAGCGGAGCTGGGCAACCGCGAAGCGGAAAGCCAAGATCAGGGACTTGCACTTTCACGATTTGCGCCACACGTTCGCGACACGGTTTCTCGGCAAGCCGGTTTTCGGCGACCTCGTGACGCTCAAGCATATCCTCGGCCATTCCGATATCAACATCACGGCGCTCTATGTCACGCCCTATCCCCTGGACATCCAAGCGCGGATGGCCGGGCTCGTTTTGGGCACCCGAACGAAATTGGAAAGAAAAGCGTCACCTCAGAAAACTGCCGTGCCCGTATCTTCTAGCAACCCCGCCCTTTACGCTTAG
- a CDS encoding helix-turn-helix domain-containing protein, with amino-acid sequence MDHLKGTEKSSVLTLKEVYAALRVGRVTALRLVQSGKLPAFRAGRDWRVRRADLDSFMRPALATNQIPKGGPHGAFRQNRNAR; translated from the coding sequence ATGGACCATTTAAAAGGGACAGAGAAGTCCTCGGTTTTGACCCTCAAGGAAGTTTACGCGGCCCTACGGGTCGGTCGGGTGACCGCCCTGCGGCTCGTCCAGTCGGGCAAGCTCCCGGCCTTTCGCGCCGGCCGCGATTGGCGCGTGCGCCGGGCAGATCTTGATTCGTTTATGCGGCCCGCGTTGGCCACAAATCAAATCCCTAAAGGAGGTCCTCATGGAGCTTTTCGGCAGAATCGGAATGCCCGGTAA
- a CDS encoding helix-turn-helix domain-containing protein, with product MLKPKSMPARRWLRVNEAAEYLGVHPVSIRRGISKGDIPAAKIKSVGWRVDGSRLDAILEAACGPKR from the coding sequence ATGCTTAAACCCAAATCCATGCCGGCTAGGCGATGGCTTCGAGTCAACGAGGCCGCCGAATACCTGGGTGTCCACCCAGTATCGATCCGGCGTGGCATCAGCAAGGGTGACATTCCTGCCGCCAAGATCAAATCCGTTGGCTGGCGCGTCGATGGCTCGAGGCTTGACGCCATTCTTGAGGCGGCCTGCGGCCCGAAGCGCTGA